In the genome of Yersinia enterocolitica, the window TAACGCAAGATTACGCTGTCATTAATCCACAATTTATTGATGGGTTTATTCTAATAAAATGTGTCGCCTAACAATAATAACAATAGCCCCCCAAAATCATCATCTAAGCGTCAAAGAGGATTCACTTGCACAAATAGATTATGCATGTCATATATAATAGATGTTGGTCATCATAAATAATTGTTGGGATGGGGAATCAATATGAAATACACCACTTTTGGTCGTAATAGCGGCCTACGGGTTTCCGAACTGGCACTGGGTACCGGTAACTTTGGTACTGCCTGGGGATATGGCTCGGAAAAAGAGGAAGCAAAACAGGTATTTGACCGCTATGCCGAGGCCGGGGGTAATTTCATCGACACCGCAGATACTTACCAATTCGGTCAATCTGAACAGATCGTAGGAGAGTTCATTGCTGCGGAACGTGATCGTTTTGTGGTCGCAACAAAATATACGCTGGGAGCACAACCGGATGCGGGGATTGCTCAAACCGGAAACAGCCGCCGCAATATGATTGCTTCCGTGGAAAGCAGCCTTAAACGGCTTAACACCGACCGCATTGATTTATTGTGGGCCCATTTTGATGACCAGTTAACGCCTCTTGAAGAAATTGTGCGCGCTTTTGACGACCTGACTCGTGCAGGCAAAATACAGTATGCAGGGCTTTCCAATTTCCCGGCATGGCGCATTGCACGGGCAGATACCTTGGCAGAATTACGCGGCTGGTCACGTATTGCCGGTATTCAGGTAGAGTACAGTTTGGTACAGCGAACGGCTGAACGTGAACTACTGCCGATGGCCGAAGCACTCGGCTTAGCAGCCACACTGTGGTCACCTCTGGGGGGAGGATTGCTGACAGGAAAATATCGTCAAAGCGATGAAGGTCGTCTACTTGGTTTTGCGGGCCGATTGGTGCATACCGAGCAAGATACTGCGCTACTCGATGAAGTTATCGCAATAGCACAGGAACACCACGTGCAACCATTACATATTGCTGTTGCCTGGTTGCGCCATAAAGCCGCAAACTCCCCTACCAGCCTAATCCCTATTTTAGGCTCCCGTACCCAAGCCCAACTGGATGACACACTGGCAGCATTAGATGTGATATTGAGTGATGAACAAGTGGCACGTCTTGATAAGGTCAGCGCCATTACTCTGGGAACGCCACACGAACAAATCGCCAACACTCTGGCACGGGCGCAGGGCGGCGATAGTACGCGTATCATCGCCCCCCGACCACCGCGGGCATGAATCAAGATCTGTATTGATGAGAGGCAACATCTATTGATGTGCTAGCATGGCATACTTTATGATGCTGCCTGTTCAATCAGGAGAAATGTATGGCCCGAGTATCAAAGCAACAGATGGCACTCAATCGCGAGTCAATCGTACAGACCTCTTCACAACTCTTCCGTGCCCGGGGTTTGAATGGTGTCAGCGTCAACGATTTAATGGCTGCGGTCGGATTGACTCATGGCGGGTTCTATGGACACTTTACCTCTAAAGATGAATTGGCGGCTATCGCCAGTCGCAAAGCGCTCGACGATTCCAGCACCCGTTGGCAGCAAATCAGCAGCCAGCCCGAGCATCATAATCTGCGCACGTTAGTCGAACTTTATCTCTCAACCACCCACCGTGACCATGCAGAAGATGGCTGTGCAATTACTGCGCTAGCCAGCGATGTGGCACGTGAGAATGATGAGAATCCGGTGCGAGAGGTTTATCTCAGTGGCGTGAGATCCCTGCTAGACAGATTAATGTCTGTTTCTGATATAGAAAATGAAGAACAACGCAGGCAACACGCGCTGGCACAGCTTGCTATGTTGTCCGGTGCATTAACACTGGCGCGCGCCACCGCCGGGGATAAGTTGTCGGATGAATTTCTTGAAGCAGCCAAAAAAGTCTTATTGACTGAAGAAAAGTAATGTCCCCACGGCCGGATTATCAAGGTGCCAATCATCCTGTGCTAAAAACTTTTCGCCTATAGCTTAAGTGGCTATTTGCCCGCAAACATCCTGTCACTAAGGAAATCGATAAATACCCGTAATTTAGGCGTGATATAACGCCCGGAAGGCCACACCACATGCAAGCTCACTGTGCGCTTTACATAACTATCCAGCAAGCTTCGTAATTTGCCTTCCGCCACTGCCTTTCCCATCGAAAAATCCGGTAAGCAGGCGATGCCCAATCCTCTTAAAGCAAAACACATTCTGGTTTCAATGTTGTTGCATACCATCGAGATTGGGATCCGCAAATCAGACTCATTAGGCAAGGGCCAGGTTTCCAATTTTCCGCTGTTAGGGAAACGATAATGCAGGCAGATATGATTCGCCAGTTCAACAGGGTGCATAGGCTCACCATGCTGCTCCAGATAGGCGGGCGATGCCACCAGTAGCATGGTGGACTGCCCCAACTTACGTGCTGACAAACGGGAATCAGTCAGTTCACCGGTGCGGACGACGGCATCAAATCCCTCTTCGACCACATCAACAATCCGATCACTGAAATCCAGATCTAGCTCAATGTCGGGGTATGCGAGCATAAAATCGGCCAATACGGGTAACAACAATGTGCTCACCAGTGGCAAACTGACCCGCAACCTGCCGCGCGGCTTATCGGTAAGTTGTAACAGCTCAAGCTCTGCGGCCTCTACCTCAGCAAGAATCCGCCGACTACGTTCAAGAAAAAGCGCACCTTCGGAAGTCAGTGCTATGCTGCGAGTGCTGCGGTGAAATAATCTCACG includes:
- a CDS encoding aldo/keto reductase; this translates as MKYTTFGRNSGLRVSELALGTGNFGTAWGYGSEKEEAKQVFDRYAEAGGNFIDTADTYQFGQSEQIVGEFIAAERDRFVVATKYTLGAQPDAGIAQTGNSRRNMIASVESSLKRLNTDRIDLLWAHFDDQLTPLEEIVRAFDDLTRAGKIQYAGLSNFPAWRIARADTLAELRGWSRIAGIQVEYSLVQRTAERELLPMAEALGLAATLWSPLGGGLLTGKYRQSDEGRLLGFAGRLVHTEQDTALLDEVIAIAQEHHVQPLHIAVAWLRHKAANSPTSLIPILGSRTQAQLDDTLAALDVILSDEQVARLDKVSAITLGTPHEQIANTLARAQGGDSTRIIAPRPPRA
- a CDS encoding TetR/AcrR family transcriptional regulator, translating into MARVSKQQMALNRESIVQTSSQLFRARGLNGVSVNDLMAAVGLTHGGFYGHFTSKDELAAIASRKALDDSSTRWQQISSQPEHHNLRTLVELYLSTTHRDHAEDGCAITALASDVARENDENPVREVYLSGVRSLLDRLMSVSDIENEEQRRQHALAQLAMLSGALTLARATAGDKLSDEFLEAAKKVLLTEEK
- a CDS encoding LysR family transcriptional regulator, whose translation is MDSLSSLSVFVQVAETRSFVMAGRILGVSASAVGKNIARLEGRLGVRLFHRSTRSIALTSEGALFLERSRRILAEVEAAELELLQLTDKPRGRLRVSLPLVSTLLLPVLADFMLAYPDIELDLDFSDRIVDVVEEGFDAVVRTGELTDSRLSARKLGQSTMLLVASPAYLEQHGEPMHPVELANHICLHYRFPNSGKLETWPLPNESDLRIPISMVCNNIETRMCFALRGLGIACLPDFSMGKAVAEGKLRSLLDSYVKRTVSLHVVWPSGRYITPKLRVFIDFLSDRMFAGK